The Halorientalis sp. IM1011 genome window below encodes:
- a CDS encoding GTP cyclohydrolase III, with amino-acid sequence MTNTQVTHVQIDNYGPWTVTPEPRREVDLQTLQSRLYADLSQLFGNRNGYVFFTRFDNMIAVSNGLDVDDHAMIQESVGNRYPVTMSMAVATGTTPVQALGDATGELQDAGSAQDETRREILRGRTIDEEFRTDADVQIAHFDVNDATGKYTDELNEFDTFIHIEQGYAELMRYMRTAHGSLSFFVGGDNVIAVCPDLDAEDYLDAIDHVNEAVDVELKVGVGRGRTAQTAGMAAKHALEECRATGADVELDF; translated from the coding sequence GTGACGAACACGCAGGTGACACACGTCCAGATCGACAACTACGGTCCCTGGACGGTCACCCCGGAGCCGCGGCGCGAGGTGGACTTACAGACCCTGCAGTCACGGCTGTACGCCGACCTCTCGCAGTTGTTCGGGAACCGGAACGGCTACGTCTTTTTCACCCGGTTCGACAACATGATCGCGGTGTCCAACGGGCTGGACGTGGACGACCACGCGATGATTCAGGAATCGGTCGGCAACCGCTATCCCGTCACCATGAGCATGGCCGTCGCGACGGGGACGACGCCGGTGCAGGCGCTGGGCGACGCCACGGGCGAACTCCAGGACGCCGGGAGCGCGCAGGACGAGACCCGCCGGGAGATTCTTAGAGGCCGGACCATCGACGAGGAGTTCCGGACCGACGCGGACGTTCAGATCGCCCACTTCGACGTGAACGACGCGACGGGCAAGTACACGGACGAACTCAACGAGTTCGACACGTTCATCCACATCGAACAGGGCTACGCCGAGCTGATGCGATACATGCGCACGGCACACGGCTCGCTGTCCTTCTTCGTCGGCGGCGACAACGTCATCGCGGTCTGTCCCGACCTCGACGCCGAGGACTATCTGGACGCCATCGACCACGTGAACGAGGCCGTCGACGTGGAACTCAAGGTCGGCGTCGGCCGCGGGCGGACGGCACAGACAGCCGGGATGGCCGCCAAACACGCACTGGAGGAGTGCCGCGCGACCGGGGCCGACGTGGAACTGGACTTCTGA
- a CDS encoding pirin family protein, whose product MNDPASGRSEPRIHTAPRTDVSRDQGKFRTHFDFPGRAVPEHDDHGYGPLATVVESFMDPGTLIRMHQHRNEEIISWVPEGVMRHDDRHGNELVTDSDHLMVMNAGSGFWHAEETLAEDPPLRMLQIFVRPHSLDLEPDIQHEPIPDPVAGEWRHLFGPEGGDAPLYVRNAVDFYDCQLDADATVTLPSRPGWDTYLYVFEGAVTVGDASVGYTESALVIGDGDVSVTANEDSLLVAFSLDSDAPITRQGTIGR is encoded by the coding sequence ATGAACGATCCAGCGTCGGGGCGGTCGGAGCCGCGGATACACACGGCACCGCGGACGGACGTCTCGCGGGACCAGGGCAAGTTCAGGACGCACTTCGACTTCCCGGGGCGGGCGGTTCCCGAACACGACGACCACGGCTACGGGCCGCTGGCGACCGTCGTCGAGTCGTTCATGGACCCCGGCACGCTGATCCGGATGCACCAGCACCGCAACGAGGAGATCATCTCGTGGGTCCCCGAGGGCGTCATGCGCCACGACGACCGGCACGGGAACGAACTCGTCACCGATTCCGACCACCTGATGGTGATGAACGCGGGCAGCGGCTTCTGGCACGCCGAGGAGACGCTGGCCGAGGACCCGCCGCTGCGGATGCTCCAGATCTTCGTCCGCCCGCACAGTCTCGACCTCGAACCCGACATCCAGCACGAACCGATCCCCGATCCAGTCGCCGGCGAGTGGCGACACCTGTTCGGTCCGGAAGGTGGCGACGCCCCGCTTTACGTCCGGAACGCCGTCGATTTCTACGACTGCCAGCTCGACGCGGATGCGACGGTCACGCTCCCGTCCCGTCCGGGATGGGACACGTATCTGTACGTGTTCGAGGGCGCGGTGACGGTCGGCGACGCGTCGGTCGGCTACACCGAGAGCGCGCTCGTGATCGGCGACGGCGACGTGTCCGTCACTGCCAACGAGGACTCGCTACTGGTCGCGTTCAGTCTGGATTCCGACGCGCCAATCACCCGGCAGGGGACCATCGGCCGGTAG
- a CDS encoding uracil-DNA glycosylase family protein: MDANQETVANPFGMDEDCRQCPALCETRTQIVHGYGDVSADFLVLGESPGSGADATGVPFTDDEGGRAVLSMLSELGFVDAADGDEPTVENVFLTTLTRCHHPERGPTDDEVRNCEGFLTAEIRMINPEIILPVGQRPLDALAAEYTTKRVDDFDVEDDHATTIRGRGFELVPVIAPEEQTDEQRAALLDHLASLLDRDYRQTKGRRGR, encoded by the coding sequence ATGGACGCGAATCAGGAGACGGTGGCCAACCCGTTCGGGATGGACGAGGACTGCCGGCAGTGTCCAGCGCTCTGTGAGACCCGGACGCAGATCGTCCACGGCTACGGCGACGTGAGCGCCGACTTCCTCGTCCTCGGGGAGTCCCCCGGATCAGGCGCGGACGCGACCGGCGTCCCGTTCACCGACGACGAGGGCGGCCGCGCAGTCCTCTCGATGCTCTCGGAACTGGGGTTCGTCGACGCCGCCGACGGCGACGAGCCGACCGTCGAGAACGTCTTTCTGACGACGCTGACGCGGTGTCACCATCCCGAACGAGGACCAACAGACGACGAAGTGCGCAACTGCGAGGGATTCCTGACGGCCGAGATCCGGATGATCAACCCCGAGATCATCCTGCCCGTCGGACAGCGGCCGCTCGACGCGCTGGCAGCCGAGTATACGACGAAGCGGGTCGACGATTTCGACGTGGAAGACGACCACGCGACGACGATCAGGGGGCGCGGATTCGAACTGGTCCCCGTGATCGCCCCGGAGGAACAGACCGACGAGCAGCGAGCGGCCCTGCTCGATCACCTCGCGTCGCTACTGGATCGTGACTACCGCCAGACGAAGGGGCGGCGGGGCCGCTGA
- the aroC gene encoding chorismate synthase, whose amino-acid sequence MNGNSFGRLFQVTTYGESHGEAMGCTVSGVPAGVELDEEAIQRELDRRKPGQSMITTSRGEPDEVTINSGLQDGYTTGTPVGMVIQNKDARSGKYEPFVTAPRPSHGDYTYSAKFGTRNWGGGGRSSARETVNWVAAGAIAQQVLDASEYDVQIKAHVNQIGDVEAPEVTFEEMLEHTEENEVRCAHPETAEEMREVADQYQQEGDSIGGSIYFECRGVPRGLGAPRFDSVPARLGKAMFAIPAVTSFEYGLGRDARDVAGIDRNEDWEFDDGESHPETVSEEGDPVPVGNDHGGLQGGITTGEPIYGEVSWHAPTSIPKTQTTADWEDGERKEIQVVGRHDPVLPPRAVPVVEAMLACTVLDFMLLSGRINPDRIDGRPGEYDTDYHPSSPQDDPEDAATRAESTEDDD is encoded by the coding sequence ATGAACGGCAACAGTTTCGGACGGCTCTTCCAGGTGACGACCTACGGGGAGAGTCACGGGGAAGCGATGGGCTGTACGGTCTCGGGGGTTCCCGCCGGCGTGGAACTCGACGAGGAAGCGATTCAGCGGGAACTCGACCGGCGCAAACCGGGCCAGTCGATGATCACCACCTCCCGGGGCGAACCGGACGAGGTGACGATCAACAGCGGCCTGCAAGACGGCTACACGACAGGCACCCCCGTCGGGATGGTCATCCAGAACAAGGACGCTCGCTCCGGCAAGTACGAACCGTTCGTCACGGCCCCGCGACCGTCCCACGGCGACTACACCTACTCCGCGAAGTTTGGGACGCGCAACTGGGGCGGCGGCGGTCGCTCGTCGGCCCGAGAGACTGTCAACTGGGTCGCCGCGGGCGCGATCGCACAGCAGGTCCTCGACGCCTCGGAGTACGACGTGCAGATCAAGGCCCACGTCAACCAGATCGGCGACGTCGAGGCACCCGAGGTCACCTTCGAGGAGATGCTCGAACACACCGAGGAGAACGAGGTCCGGTGTGCGCACCCCGAGACGGCAGAGGAGATGCGTGAGGTCGCCGACCAGTACCAGCAGGAGGGCGACTCCATCGGCGGGTCGATCTACTTCGAGTGTCGCGGCGTCCCCCGCGGGCTCGGCGCGCCACGGTTCGACTCCGTGCCCGCGCGACTCGGAAAGGCGATGTTCGCCATCCCGGCCGTGACGTCATTCGAGTACGGCCTCGGGCGCGACGCCCGCGACGTGGCCGGCATCGACCGCAACGAGGACTGGGAGTTCGACGACGGCGAGTCCCACCCCGAGACGGTGAGCGAGGAGGGTGACCCAGTCCCCGTCGGCAACGACCACGGCGGCCTCCAGGGCGGCATCACGACTGGCGAACCGATCTACGGCGAAGTATCCTGGCACGCACCCACCTCGATTCCGAAGACCCAGACCACCGCCGACTGGGAGGACGGCGAGCGCAAGGAGATTCAGGTCGTCGGTCGCCACGACCCCGTCCTGCCGCCACGGGCCGTCCCCGTCGTCGAGGCGATGCTCGCCTGCACAGTGCTGGACTTCATGCTGCTGTCCGGCCGGATCAACCCCGACCGCATCGACGGCCGGCCCGGCGAGTACGACACCGACTACCACCCGTCGAGTCCGCAGGACGACCCCGAGGACGCCGCGACCCGGGCCGAGTCGACCGAGGACGACGACTAA
- a CDS encoding cation-translocating P-type ATPase: MTDCTLCDRPTPDPPITDGDGGEYCCRGCLSVARALDDVETSEDDLDERRDTDDIEVPEDAETGYLAVDGMHCGTCEAFLESRAVEQSGVHDAAASYATDTMRVVYDPDETRADDLADTVSGYGYTARSRGIESESEADESAWALALGGFFGMMVMGWYAIFLYPTYFGYDVPFIDLNSLVGLYLFGNVWLLTSIVLFYTGWPTLRGAYVSIRAGHPNMDLLVALAATAAYGYSTVAMLLGRTHLYFDVTVAIVLVVSLGNYYEGRVKDRAVGLLSELTESRVTEARRLTADGTETVPVEQLSAGDRLLVKAGERLPTDGEVVEGSAAVDESLLSGEPMPVEKVPGEEVIGGSVVTDSPLTVEVAADAESTLDRIVELLWSIQSTRPGMQRLADRLATVFVPTVIALGLVAAAWVLLTGGSAVSALLIGLTVLIVSCPCALGLATPLAVAAGIREAADAGIVVVSEAVFEAVPEVDVMVFDKTGTLTTGEMRVAEVVGDDPDVIRDRAAAVESRANHPVATAITESADAPPEATHFERHSTGVSAVVDGDRVTVGRADLLRDEGLSIPNSLAQRAEGAAAAGQRSVFVGWDGQARGLLLLGERERPEAAEVVADLSADHEVVVLTGDESGAVERIEDRIDADEVFAGVPPEAKAETVDRLRSRGTVAMVGDGSNDGPPLAAADLGVALGSGTDLAADAADAVLLDDDLRNVATLFDIANGTHGRIRQNLGWAFLYNGVAIPIAVAGLLNPLFAAVAMTASSLLVVVNSARSLRS; the protein is encoded by the coding sequence ATGACCGACTGTACACTCTGTGATCGACCGACGCCGGACCCGCCGATCACCGACGGCGACGGCGGCGAGTACTGCTGTCGGGGCTGTCTCTCGGTCGCCCGTGCGCTCGACGACGTGGAGACGAGCGAGGACGACCTCGACGAGCGCCGTGACACGGACGACATCGAGGTGCCCGAGGACGCCGAGACCGGATACCTCGCGGTCGACGGGATGCACTGCGGGACCTGCGAGGCGTTCCTCGAATCGCGTGCCGTCGAGCAGTCGGGCGTCCACGACGCCGCCGCCAGCTACGCCACGGACACGATGCGGGTCGTCTACGATCCCGACGAGACCCGGGCCGACGACCTCGCCGACACCGTCTCCGGCTACGGGTACACGGCCCGATCCCGGGGGATCGAGTCCGAGAGCGAGGCCGACGAGTCCGCGTGGGCGCTCGCGCTCGGCGGATTCTTCGGCATGATGGTGATGGGCTGGTACGCCATCTTCCTGTACCCCACCTACTTCGGATACGACGTGCCCTTCATCGACCTGAACAGTCTCGTCGGCCTCTACCTGTTCGGGAACGTCTGGCTGCTGACCTCGATCGTCCTCTTCTACACGGGATGGCCGACCCTCCGCGGGGCCTACGTCAGTATCCGGGCCGGCCACCCAAACATGGACCTGCTGGTCGCGCTCGCGGCCACGGCCGCCTACGGCTACAGCACCGTCGCAATGCTGCTCGGCCGCACCCACCTCTACTTCGACGTGACCGTGGCCATCGTCCTCGTGGTCTCGCTGGGCAACTACTACGAGGGCCGGGTCAAGGACCGCGCTGTCGGCCTGCTCTCGGAGTTGACCGAATCCCGGGTCACCGAGGCGCGACGCCTGACAGCCGACGGGACGGAGACGGTCCCGGTCGAGCAGCTGTCGGCCGGCGACCGCCTGCTCGTCAAGGCCGGCGAGCGGCTCCCGACCGACGGCGAAGTGGTCGAGGGATCGGCCGCGGTCGACGAGTCGCTGCTCAGCGGTGAACCGATGCCCGTCGAGAAGGTCCCGGGCGAGGAGGTGATCGGCGGGAGCGTCGTCACCGATTCGCCGCTGACCGTCGAGGTCGCGGCCGACGCCGAAAGCACGCTCGACCGCATCGTCGAGTTGCTCTGGTCCATCCAGAGCACCCGGCCGGGGATGCAACGGCTGGCCGACCGACTCGCGACCGTGTTCGTGCCGACCGTGATCGCGCTCGGTCTCGTGGCGGCGGCGTGGGTTCTGTTGACCGGCGGGAGCGCGGTGTCTGCACTGCTGATCGGGCTCACAGTTCTGATCGTCTCCTGTCCCTGTGCGCTGGGGCTGGCGACGCCGCTGGCCGTCGCCGCCGGGATTCGCGAGGCCGCCGACGCGGGCATCGTCGTCGTCTCCGAGGCCGTCTTCGAGGCGGTCCCAGAGGTCGACGTGATGGTGTTCGACAAGACCGGGACGCTGACCACGGGCGAGATGCGCGTCGCCGAGGTCGTCGGTGACGACCCCGATGTCATCCGCGACCGGGCGGCCGCGGTCGAGTCCCGGGCGAACCATCCCGTCGCCACCGCGATCACCGAGTCGGCCGACGCTCCACCGGAGGCGACCCACTTCGAGCGCCACTCGACCGGCGTCAGCGCCGTCGTGGACGGCGATCGCGTGACTGTCGGCCGGGCTGACCTGCTCCGGGACGAGGGGCTGTCGATCCCGAACTCGCTGGCACAGCGAGCAGAGGGGGCGGCAGCTGCCGGCCAGCGCTCCGTGTTCGTCGGCTGGGACGGCCAGGCGCGGGGACTGCTCCTGCTGGGTGAGCGTGAGCGACCGGAGGCCGCCGAGGTCGTCGCGGATCTCTCGGCCGACCACGAAGTGGTCGTCCTGACGGGCGACGAGAGCGGTGCGGTCGAGCGCATCGAGGATCGCATCGACGCGGACGAGGTGTTCGCCGGCGTCCCGCCGGAAGCCAAAGCCGAGACGGTCGACCGCCTGCGGAGTCGCGGGACCGTCGCGATGGTCGGCGACGGGAGTAACGACGGACCCCCACTGGCCGCCGCGGACCTCGGCGTCGCGCTAGGGAGCGGGACGGACCTGGCGGCCGACGCCGCCGACGCCGTCCTGCTCGACGACGACCTGCGGAACGTGGCCACGCTGTTCGACATCGCCAACGGCACGCACGGCCGCATCCGGCAGAACCTCGGCTGGGCGTTCCTCTACAACGGCGTCGCGATCCCGATAGCCGTCGCCGGCCTGTTGAACCCGCTGTTCGCTGCGGTCGCGATGACTGCCTCCAGCCTCCTCGTCGTCGTCAACTCGGCGCGGTCGCTACGATCGTGA
- a CDS encoding DUF5785 family protein, translating into MSDWPHDPDGDEGSEGRRKYGQAILAKKIDEDEDFPLSQAEFVEEFGDEPIRIDYETVVSVADIFDNVDQEEFEDFPDFHKVVGQSMRDAGYWPYELA; encoded by the coding sequence ATGAGCGACTGGCCCCACGATCCCGACGGCGACGAGGGTAGCGAGGGACGCCGCAAATACGGACAGGCGATTCTCGCGAAGAAAATCGACGAAGACGAGGACTTCCCCCTCTCTCAGGCGGAGTTCGTCGAGGAGTTCGGCGACGAACCGATCCGGATCGACTACGAGACGGTCGTCAGCGTGGCCGACATCTTCGACAACGTCGATCAGGAGGAGTTCGAGGACTTCCCGGACTTCCACAAGGTCGTCGGCCAGTCGATGCGCGACGCGGGCTACTGGCCCTACGAACTGGCCTGA
- a CDS encoding cytochrome c oxidase subunit II: MHVHNYEKLWLGASLLLIVGFVSTVVYGAVGAGVVMVNDEGGQVNPSNLGNTSGFDDPGVTKVGPNEYEAHIIAMQFAYQPGTIEVPANSTVTFHVTSRDVLHGFEIAGTNANTMVIPGEVAKVTVEFDEPGRYGIVCHEYCGSGHHDMAGELIVQEPSNFTMGDDTQTETSGNGTTNATATATPTGGESA, from the coding sequence ATGCACGTTCACAACTACGAGAAACTGTGGCTGGGGGCGTCCCTGCTTTTGATCGTCGGGTTCGTCTCGACCGTCGTCTACGGTGCGGTCGGTGCCGGCGTCGTCATGGTCAACGACGAGGGCGGACAGGTGAACCCGAGTAACCTCGGAAACACGAGCGGGTTCGACGATCCGGGTGTTACGAAGGTCGGCCCCAACGAATACGAGGCCCACATCATCGCCATGCAGTTCGCCTACCAGCCCGGGACCATCGAGGTGCCCGCGAACAGCACGGTCACGTTCCACGTGACCTCCCGGGACGTGCTCCACGGGTTCGAGATCGCCGGGACGAACGCCAACACGATGGTGATCCCCGGCGAGGTGGCGAAAGTCACCGTCGAGTTCGACGAACCCGGCCGCTACGGTATCGTCTGTCACGAGTACTGTGGCTCCGGCCACCACGACATGGCCGGCGAGTTGATCGTTCAGGAACCGTCAAACTTCACGATGGGGGACGACACGCAGACGGAGACGAGCGGAAACGGGACGACGAACGCGACTGCAACCGCGACGCCGACCGGAGGTGAGTCGGCGTGA
- a CDS encoding cyclic nucleotide-binding/CBS domain-containing protein — MNGNVTVGQVMRRDYVGASEGDGLAETAALMLEEDVETVVVLRGTDPIGMVTQRDVLETAVERGDLASVTVADVMQNNAPTVGPGETLAAATDRMSGTDSRHLLVTEGDELAGVITEHDVVTASTLDPGVESERPETSSGSTVEAVAATAGSGAAGDEEYSNQGICELCGSLSRDLSTFNGQLVCSDCKNV, encoded by the coding sequence ATGAACGGCAACGTCACGGTCGGACAGGTGATGCGACGGGACTACGTCGGCGCGAGCGAGGGCGACGGGCTCGCGGAGACGGCCGCGCTGATGTTAGAAGAGGACGTCGAGACGGTCGTCGTGTTGCGCGGGACCGACCCCATCGGGATGGTCACCCAGCGCGATGTCCTCGAAACAGCGGTCGAACGGGGCGATCTGGCGTCGGTGACCGTCGCGGACGTGATGCAGAACAACGCGCCGACGGTCGGTCCGGGAGAGACGCTGGCCGCCGCGACCGATCGGATGTCCGGGACCGATTCGCGCCACCTCCTCGTGACGGAGGGCGACGAACTGGCCGGCGTGATCACCGAACACGACGTGGTGACCGCTTCGACGCTCGATCCCGGCGTCGAGAGCGAGCGGCCCGAGACAAGTAGCGGGTCGACCGTCGAGGCCGTAGCCGCCACGGCCGGTTCCGGGGCGGCGGGCGACGAGGAGTACTCGAACCAGGGGATCTGTGAGCTATGTGGGTCGCTGAGCCGCGACCTCTCGACGTTCAACGGGCAGCTGGTCTGTAGCGACTGCAAGAACGTGTAG
- a CDS encoding DUF2064 domain-containing protein: MTTVAVLADPPREGLVLPKLVAETPLSEAEATELYVAMLRDVCRAVEASGGDLLVNYRDDADLPEHDGESSEAQLRAAVAPALDSPDDARYEVQVGASFSARAGNTVSHLLEQEQVTSAAVVEPTAPFLTRTIVDNAAMKLRRHAVVLGPASDGRVYYAGFAEGVDFEDAYEPPVLETLTDRGVAADLSVDFLPTTPVVETRSDLVSALAQISARATAERNHPAHTAQCVAELGLDVVAGEDGPELVRE; encoded by the coding sequence ATGACTACCGTCGCCGTACTCGCGGACCCGCCGCGCGAGGGACTCGTCCTGCCGAAACTCGTCGCGGAGACGCCGCTCTCCGAGGCCGAGGCGACCGAACTGTACGTCGCCATGCTCCGGGACGTGTGTCGCGCGGTCGAAGCCAGCGGGGGCGACCTCCTCGTCAACTACCGCGACGATGCGGACCTGCCCGAGCACGACGGGGAATCCTCGGAGGCACAGCTCCGGGCGGCCGTCGCGCCGGCGCTGGACTCGCCCGACGACGCACGATACGAGGTACAGGTCGGCGCGTCGTTCTCGGCACGAGCGGGCAACACGGTCTCGCACCTGCTCGAACAGGAACAGGTCACCTCGGCCGCAGTGGTCGAGCCGACCGCGCCGTTTCTGACCCGCACGATCGTCGACAACGCGGCGATGAAGCTCCGGCGACACGCCGTCGTCCTCGGTCCCGCGAGCGACGGCCGGGTGTACTACGCCGGGTTCGCCGAGGGAGTCGACTTCGAGGACGCCTACGAGCCGCCGGTTCTGGAGACGCTGACCGACCGCGGCGTCGCGGCCGACCTGAGCGTGGACTTCCTGCCGACGACGCCGGTCGTCGAGACGCGATCGGATCTGGTGAGTGCGCTGGCTCAGATCAGCGCTCGGGCCACAGCCGAACGAAACCACCCCGCACACACGGCGCAGTGTGTGGCCGAGTTGGGACTTGACGTGGTCGCTGGCGAGGACGGGCCGGAACTGGTTCGGGAGTGA
- a CDS encoding pentapeptide repeat-containing protein: MNRRSIVALALGTLLVLGIGSTAFGLFDPCTGGSIAPRANLSGADLAGCDLSGVDLSYATLNDSNLEDASLYDANLSGASLDYVRLSGANLLGADLSDAVLKSRLDGSFEARQARLVRATVGVHGARLVAANLTGATIEGASESDLSNASLVDANLYTAALRGSTLVGTSVDGADFRGASVDDASISSVDFTEARTMSASFDDSTIENSDLSGTHSTYTSLVDATLQNVTARGTNLSEADLTRATLIFVDLSGGDLSDATLRNASLHSVDLTDARLQRADLQGMATQSVEFDGADLTNATWVDGSTCRTPDCGGRAY; encoded by the coding sequence ATGAATCGCCGGAGTATCGTCGCCCTCGCCCTCGGGACCCTCCTCGTCCTCGGTATCGGGAGCACCGCCTTCGGCTTGTTCGACCCCTGCACAGGGGGTTCGATAGCACCAAGAGCGAACCTATCGGGCGCAGATCTCGCCGGCTGTGACCTCTCCGGGGTCGACCTCAGTTATGCGACGCTGAACGATTCCAATCTCGAGGATGCTAGCCTCTACGATGCGAACCTGTCCGGGGCGTCTCTCGATTACGTACGCCTTTCGGGGGCGAATCTGCTGGGTGCGGATCTGTCCGACGCGGTGCTGAAAAGCAGGTTAGACGGCTCTTTCGAAGCCCGGCAAGCGCGACTCGTGAGGGCGACGGTCGGCGTTCACGGTGCTCGGCTGGTCGCCGCGAATCTCACTGGAGCAACGATCGAGGGCGCGAGCGAGTCGGACCTATCGAACGCGTCTCTCGTCGACGCGAACCTCTATACAGCCGCGCTACGGGGGTCGACGCTCGTCGGTACCAGCGTCGACGGTGCGGACTTCCGCGGTGCCAGTGTCGACGACGCGTCGATCAGCAGCGTCGACTTCACCGAGGCACGGACCATGAGTGCGTCCTTCGACGATTCGACGATCGAGAACAGCGACCTGTCGGGCACGCACTCGACGTACACGTCCCTCGTCGACGCGACCCTCCAGAACGTCACCGCCCGCGGGACGAATCTCTCGGAAGCCGACCTGACCCGAGCCACGCTGATCTTCGTCGACCTGTCGGGCGGTGATCTCTCCGACGCGACGCTCCGGAACGCGTCGCTCCACAGCGTCGACCTGACCGACGCGCGCCTCCAGCGCGCCGACCTGCAGGGAATGGCCACCCAGTCGGTCGAATTCGACGGTGCCGACCTCACGAACGCCACCTGGGTCGACGGATCGACGTGTCGGACCCCCGACTGTGGAGGCCGGGCGTACTGA
- a CDS encoding sulfite exporter TauE/SafE family protein yields MTATYLQLAGVTAVEGNVDLLVFAVIGLLAGAHCLGMCGPLVTLYADRMDARTGTDRSRRLTPFAVRQHLLFNLGRTISYAAIGALAAAAGGVVFASVGDLPGIANPIRIVAGLVVGLVIVATGIRYLLGGTGHLDRFTPAVVTRGFQRITGWLTARVDRLVGSPKIVGLGAVHGILPCPILYPAYVYAFALGDPVRAALSLGILGLGTVPTLFAYGTVLGTLGDGHRRTLHRLLGGAFVLLGYIPLSHGLMLLGVGVPMLPVPFYQPLT; encoded by the coding sequence ATGACCGCGACGTATCTCCAGCTGGCCGGTGTGACCGCCGTCGAGGGCAACGTCGACCTGCTGGTGTTCGCCGTGATCGGCCTGCTGGCCGGCGCGCACTGTCTGGGGATGTGTGGACCGCTGGTGACGCTGTACGCCGACCGGATGGACGCACGGACGGGCACCGACCGGAGTCGCCGGCTCACGCCCTTCGCCGTCCGCCAGCACCTGCTGTTCAACCTCGGTCGGACGATCAGCTACGCGGCTATCGGCGCGCTCGCGGCCGCAGCCGGTGGCGTGGTGTTCGCCTCGGTCGGGGACCTCCCCGGCATCGCGAACCCGATCCGTATCGTCGCTGGCCTCGTCGTCGGCCTGGTCATCGTCGCGACGGGTATCCGATACCTGCTGGGCGGTACCGGTCACCTCGACCGGTTCACGCCCGCTGTCGTCACGCGCGGCTTCCAGCGGATCACCGGGTGGCTCACTGCTCGCGTCGACCGGCTGGTCGGCTCGCCGAAGATCGTCGGTCTCGGTGCGGTCCACGGGATCCTCCCCTGTCCGATCCTCTACCCCGCGTACGTCTACGCGTTCGCGCTTGGTGATCCCGTCCGGGCCGCGCTCAGCCTCGGGATCCTCGGACTGGGGACGGTCCCGACGCTCTTTGCCTACGGCACGGTGCTGGGGACGCTCGGTGACGGCCACCGGCGGACACTCCATCGGCTGCTGGGTGGAGCCTTCGTCCTGCTGGGATACATCCCTCTCTCACACGGCCTGATGTTGCTCGGCGTCGGCGTCCCGATGCTACCCGTGCCGTTCTACCAGCCGCTCACATGA